A genomic window from Cryobacterium sp. SO2 includes:
- a CDS encoding SLC13 family permease has translation MRTAIIGAVLLCAGIIAAITGILPWPATVELIDRVLPILVFVVAITVVAELAAAAGVFTFVAERLTVWAGGRTWLLWLLVVVLAVLSTVFLSLDTTAVLLTPVVVVMARHVGLSPLPFALTTVWLANTASLLLPVSNLTNLLAQGRLGDLLGHPVSPIQFAWLTGAPALTAILVTVVAIYLVCRRPLRMGYQVAPTTRVANPVLFGTSAVTVVALIPALVSGVPVWIPAVQAALILTVIFFVLDRKTLSLGLVPWPLVLLASGLFLVMAALHELGLGELLDAAAGSGDDPLSLLRLAGAGMVGANAFDNLPAYLALEPVANSPARLVALLIGVNAGPLITPWASLATLLWHQRLSSLGVEISWRRYMLLGLVVAPATVLIATLVLSQTI, from the coding sequence CTGTGCGGGAATCATAGCCGCGATCACCGGGATCCTGCCGTGGCCCGCCACCGTCGAACTCATCGACCGGGTGCTGCCCATTCTCGTGTTCGTCGTCGCGATCACCGTCGTGGCCGAGCTGGCGGCGGCGGCCGGGGTCTTCACGTTCGTGGCGGAACGGCTGACGGTCTGGGCCGGGGGACGCACCTGGCTACTGTGGCTGCTGGTCGTGGTTCTGGCCGTGCTCAGCACGGTCTTCCTGTCGCTGGACACGACGGCAGTGTTGCTCACACCCGTGGTGGTGGTGATGGCCAGGCACGTCGGGCTCAGCCCGTTGCCCTTCGCCCTGACCACCGTGTGGCTGGCGAACACGGCCTCCCTGCTGCTGCCGGTGTCGAACCTCACCAACCTCCTCGCCCAGGGACGCCTCGGCGATCTTCTCGGGCATCCGGTGAGCCCGATCCAATTCGCCTGGCTCACCGGCGCGCCGGCCCTCACGGCGATTCTCGTGACCGTCGTGGCCATCTACCTGGTCTGCCGGCGCCCGCTGCGGATGGGCTATCAGGTGGCGCCCACCACCCGCGTGGCCAACCCCGTGCTGTTCGGCACCAGCGCGGTCACCGTGGTGGCGCTCATCCCCGCGCTGGTGTCCGGCGTGCCGGTGTGGATTCCCGCGGTGCAGGCGGCCCTCATCCTCACGGTCATCTTCTTCGTGCTCGACCGAAAGACCCTCAGTCTCGGGCTGGTGCCCTGGCCACTCGTGCTGCTGGCCTCCGGCCTCTTCCTGGTGATGGCGGCGCTGCACGAACTGGGGTTGGGGGAGCTCCTCGACGCCGCGGCGGGATCCGGCGACGACCCGCTCAGCCTGTTGCGGCTGGCCGGGGCGGGCATGGTCGGCGCGAACGCCTTCGACAACCTGCCGGCCTACCTCGCGCTCGAGCCGGTGGCGAACTCGCCCGCACGGTTGGTGGCGCTGCTGATCGGCGTGAACGCCGGGCCCCTGATCACGCCGTGGGCGTCGCTGGCGACGCTGCTCTGGCACCAGCGCCTGAGCAGCCTGGGGGTGGAGATCTCCTGGCGCCGCTACATGCTCCTCGGCCTGGTAGTGGCCCCCGCCACGGTGTTGATCGCCACTCTTGTCCTCTCCCAAACCATCTAG